The following are from one region of the Tachysurus fulvidraco isolate hzauxx_2018 chromosome 15, HZAU_PFXX_2.0, whole genome shotgun sequence genome:
- the LOC113662627 gene encoding perforin-1-like, with protein sequence MLKTLLIWAVFAASLPPPSTQSCFNASESQCRDVDFTPGSDLAGEGFDITTMERKGAFVLDMSTWLKKDKSCTLCKNPYMEGQTQKLPVSVVDWRPTQKCKMKLSSSVYQSSEALVSSSSSSIENNWKTELHILTPKVQGSLMLAGSNSKLAEYSMEKTKKDKFSFTSHAVSCGYYRYRVSNSPLLHPELVKEFGSLPEIYDESSKHLYYKLIDKFGTHYITKVTLGGEVRSVTSIKECEASLQGLSVDEVKMCLDTEASVSQGPVANQKAEAHHCKQYRDKSLSKKSFASSFSDRDTNVIGGYTQSVDLLFSSNNDPNAYKEWVASLPAHPDIIFYSLESIHNLLPEKRQAKAHLRNAIKDYILQRGLLKKCTSPCNIGVKTKSKEPCKCSCINNPQLSTNCCPTQKGSAEVTVTVIKATGLYGDFWDETDGYVKLSLNNRFRDKTGTILDNNSPKWNSHFRLGPEDLTRSITLTLEVFDEDTSSEEQLGACNFQLKSGVVNEVCALNHGLLYYKVQVTCIPGLTGPSCSKLKPSPMDAQLEKVYVSRNARPIPTGMLLKMGVLLDERIPRFNQSHIRKDTGFEL encoded by the exons ATGCTGAAGACATTGCTGATTTGGGCCGTGTTTGCTGCAAGTCTTCCTCCTCCATCCACTCAGAGCTGCTTCAATGCCAGTGAGTCTCAGTGTCGTGATGTAGACTTCACTCCAGGATCTGACCTGGCAGGAGAAGGCTTTGACATAACCACCATGGAACGGAAAGGGGCCTTCGTTCTCGACATGAGCACTTGGCTCAAGAAGGACAAGTCCTGCACTCTGTGTAAAAATCCCTACATGGAAGGTCAAACACAGAAGCTCCCAGTTTCTGTGGTGGACTGGAGACCGACTCAGAAGTGCAAAATGAAGTTGTCTAGCTCCGTCTACCAGTCTAGTGAGGCCCTGGTCAGCTCCAGCTCCTCCTCTATTGAGAACAACTGGAAGACAGAATTGCACATATTGACTCCAAAAGTCCAGGGATCACTGATGCTGGCAGGCAGTAACTCCAAGCTGGCTGAATATTCAATGGAGAAAACCAAAAAAGACAAGTTCAGCTTCACCAGCCATGCTGTTTCATGTGGATATTACAG ATATAGAGTTTCGAACAGTCCACTCCTGCACCCAGAGCTAGTCAAAGAATTTGGAAGTCTCCCTGAGATCTATGATGAGTCTTCAAAACACCTCTATTACAAGCTGATTGACAAGTTTGGTACTCATTATATCACTAAG GTGACTCTTGGAGGAGAGGTTCGCTCTGTGACCAGCATCAAGGAGTGTGAGGCGTCCCTACAGGGTCTGAGTGTGGACGAGGTGAAGATGTGTCTTGATACGGAGGCTTCTGTCAGCCAAGGACCGGTTGCAAACCAGAAGGCTGAGGCTCACCACTGCAAGCAGTATAGGGACAAGTCTTTGAGCAAAAAGAGCTTTGCTAGCAGCTTCAGTGACAG GGATACAAATGTGATTGGTGGCTACACTCAGAGTGTTGACCTCCTTTTCTCATCTAATAACGACCCAAATGCCTATAAGGAGTGGGTTGCATCTCTTCCTGCTCACCCTGATATCATTTTCTACTCACTCGAGTCCATCCACAATTTGCTGCCAGAGAAGAGACAAGCAAAAGCACATTTGCGCAATGCCATCAAGGACTACATCCTCCAGAGGGGCCTGCTGAAAAAGTGCACAAGCCCATGTAATATTGGTGTGAAGACCAAATCTAAGGAGCCGTGCAAGTGCAGCTGCATAAACAACCCCCAGTTGTCCACAAACTGCTGCCCCACTCAGAAAGGATCTGCTGAAGTCACAGTTACTGTGATAAAAGCCACCGGTTTATATGGAGATTTCTGGGATGAGACAGATGGATACGTCAAACTGAGCCTCAATAATAGATTCAGAGACAAGACGGGCACAATACTGGATAACAACTCTCCTAAGTGGAACTCTCATTTCCGTCTTGGACCTGAGGACCTTACTCGCTCTATCACCCTGACGCTGGAGGTGTTTGATGAGGACACCAGTTCAGAAGAACAGCTTGGGGCATGTAATTTTCAGCTGAAATCTGGTGTGGTCAATGAAGTCTGTGCACTCAATCATGGACTGCTGTATTATAAAGTGCAGGTGACGTGCATTCCCGGTTTGACTGGACCTTCGTGCTCAAAACTTAAGCCCTCTCCCATGGATGCACAGCTGGAGAAAGTGTACGTCTCCCGCAACGCTCGCCCGATTCCCACAGGCATGTTGTTGAAGATGGGAGTGCTCCTCGATGAACGTATTCCCCGCTTCAACCAGAGCCACATCCGCAAAGATACAGGCTTTGAGTTGTAG
- the LOC113663352 gene encoding perforin-1-like, giving the protein MNKHISTTMSPAPALLYCSGLFSLLVLLPHIQSCELGTARDCAEADFAPGSDLAGEGFDITKMQRKGSFVINMQIWKKKDKSCTLCKNPYLEGKKQKLPISVLDWRPSQKCSIKVSSSIYQSSESLVSASTSSIENDWKANLGINVKRGEGSLMLAGSNSKLAEYSMEKTKKDRFSFTSHSISCGYYSYRVSDKPVIHPEFKRALSQLPKQYGPRFKPRFFKFIDSFGTHYITKVTLGGKVHSVTSIRQCQASLQGLSMEEVKKCLDVEASASVAGKVNVNVDSKHCDEAKTKTESKNSFSSNFNDRITEITGGHTTEPELLFSADKDPGAYKEWLSSIPLHPDVISYSLQPLHELLPTNNPTRKHLRKALHDFILEKSLWRNCSEPCSTGVKSNPQEPCLCSCRNNPGVTADCCPSKRGIARAKVTVLRASGLWGDHTTATDGYVKVHDKNNMQIGRTPVIYNDNNPTWAMTFDLGDVPLNSFDPLKLEVWDEDSKWDDDLLGACDVHLKAGLYENFCNLNHGVLYYKTEVICPPSLTGPSCSDYVGSPMNFNLEKVYVSRHSRPVPQDMLQEMGVTPDEAPLTFKQMGYDPNKSVVQLQ; this is encoded by the exons ATGAATAAACACATCTCCACAACAATGTCTCCTGCACCGGCTCTATTGTATTGTTCAggccttttttcccttttggtcCTCCTCCCTCATATCCAGTCATGTGAATTAGGGACGGCACGAGACTGTGCTGAAGCAGACTTTGCTCCCGGGTCTGACCTTGCTGGAGAAGGCTTTGACATCACCAAGATGCAGCGAAAAGGTTCCTTTGTGATCAACATGCAAATTTGGAAAAAGAAGGACAAGTCCTGCACACTGTGCAAGAACCCATACCTAGAGGGAAAGAAGCAGAAGCTCCCGATTTCTGTACTGGACTGGAGACCAAGCCAGAAGTGCAGCATAAAAGTGTCCAGTTCCATTTACCAGTCCAGTGAGTCACTGGTCAGTGCCAGCACCTCCTCCATCGAGAATGACTGGAAGGCCAATTTGGGTATCAATGTGAAGAGGGGTGAAGGGTCGCTCATGCTGGCAGGCAGTAACTCCAAGCTGGCTGAGTATTCAATGGAAAAAACCAAAAAGGACAGGTTCAGTTTCACCAGTCACAGCATTTCCTGTGGATATTACAG TTACAGGGTTTCTGACAAACCAGTGATTCATCCCGAGTTTAAACGAGCCCTAAGTCAGCTACCCAAGCAGTACGGGCCTCGTTTCAAGCCACGTTTCTTCAAGTTCATCGACAGCTTCGGCACTCACTATATCACCAAG GTGACTCTGGGAGGGAAGGTCCACTCAGTCACCAGTATCAGACAGTGTCAGGCGTCCCTGCAGGGTCTGAGCATGGAAGAGGTGAAGAAGTGTCTGGACGTGGAGGCGTCTGCCAGCGTGGCGGGGAAAGTTAATGTCAACGTTGACAGCAAGCACTGTGATGAAGCCAAGACCAAGACTGAGAGTAAAAACAGCTTCTCCAGTAACTTCAACGACCG AATAACAGAGATCACAGGAGGCCACACCACGGAACCCGAGCTCCTCTTCTCTGCAGATAAGGACCCCGGAGCTTATAAGGAATGGCTTTCGTCCATCCCGCTCCACCCAGACGTTATTTCGTACTCTCTCCAGCCTCTGCATGAACTTCTCCCCACCAACAACCCGACCAGAAAACACCTGCGCAAAGCCCTCCATGATTTCATCCTGGAGAAGTCACTGTGGAGAAACTGCTCTGAGCCGTGCAGCACTGGAGTCAAATCCAATCCCCAAGAACcgtgtttgtgttcatgcagGAATAACCCCGGCGTGACCGCTGACTGTTGCCCGTCCAAACGCGGCATTGCACGGGCCAAGGTGACTGTTCTACGGGCATCGGGGTTATGGGGTGACCACACGACAGCAACGGATGGCTACGTCAAAGTTCATGACAAAAACAACATGCAGATCGGTCGCACGCCGGTGATCTATAACGACAACAATCCCACCTGGGCCATGACCTTCGACCTCGGTGATGTGCCTCTGAACAGTTTCGACCCTTTAAAGCTGGAGGTGTGGGATGAGGACAGCAAATGGGATGACGACCTGCTCGGAGCCTGCGATGTCCACCTGAAAGCAGGACTTTATGAGAATTTCTGTAATTTAAATCACGGTGTGCTGTACTATAAAACAGAGGTGATCTGTCCGCCAAGTCTAACGGGTCCCTCATGCAGCGATTACGTTGGATCCCCCATGAACTTTAATCTGGAGAAGGTGTACGTGTCCCGGCACTCTCGACCCGTTCCGCAGGACATGCTGCAGGAAATGGGCGTGACTCCTGACGAAGCTCCGCTAACCTTTAAGCAGATGGGATACGATCCTAACAAAAGTGTTGTGCAGCTTCAGTAG